One Brachyspira pilosicoli P43/6/78 genomic window carries:
- a CDS encoding iron-containing alcohol dehydrogenase gives MDFNFYMPSKVIFGTGSLNKLHKQKLPGKKALIVTGGTSIKKYGYLNRLEEELKKANVSYVLFDKILPNPIKDHVMEGAALAKKENCDFVIGIGGGSSIDSSKSIAVMAANDGDYWDYIFGGTGKGKAVPNDPLPVVAITTTAGTGTEADPWTVITNGNEKIGFGYEKTYPYLSIVDPELMKTVPPKLTAYQGFDALFHSTEGYINKIASDMSDLFALKAIELIGKSLADAVKDGNNMKAREDVAMANTLSGIVESTSSCTSEHSMEHALSAYYPKLEHGAGLIIISKEYYTTIANAHDCDEKMVNMAKALGKKDASKAMDFVEALVDLQKACGVDNLKLSDYGISKDDLPKIAKNARFAMGGLFECDPHNFTDEEVLTILEKSYR, from the coding sequence ATGGATTTTAATTTTTATATGCCAAGTAAAGTTATATTCGGTACAGGTTCTCTAAATAAACTGCATAAACAAAAGCTTCCGGGCAAAAAAGCATTAATTGTTACAGGCGGTACTTCTATAAAGAAATATGGTTATTTAAATAGATTAGAAGAAGAATTAAAAAAAGCAAATGTAAGCTATGTTTTATTTGACAAAATTTTACCAAATCCAATAAAAGACCATGTAATGGAAGGGGCTGCTTTGGCAAAAAAAGAAAATTGTGATTTTGTAATAGGTATAGGCGGAGGAAGCAGTATTGACTCTTCAAAATCTATTGCTGTAATGGCTGCTAATGACGGAGATTATTGGGATTATATATTCGGCGGTACTGGTAAAGGTAAAGCAGTTCCAAATGACCCTCTTCCAGTGGTAGCAATAACTACAACAGCAGGCACAGGTACAGAGGCTGACCCTTGGACTGTAATTACTAATGGAAATGAAAAAATAGGTTTCGGTTATGAGAAAACTTATCCTTATCTTTCTATAGTAGACCCAGAACTTATGAAAACAGTTCCTCCTAAACTTACTGCTTATCAGGGTTTTGATGCGTTGTTTCATAGTACAGAAGGATATATTAATAAAATTGCAAGCGATATGAGTGATTTGTTTGCTTTAAAAGCAATAGAGCTTATAGGCAAAAGTTTGGCTGATGCTGTTAAAGATGGAAACAACATGAAGGCAAGAGAAGATGTTGCTATGGCTAATACTTTATCTGGAATAGTTGAAAGTACTTCAAGCTGTACATCAGAACATTCTATGGAGCATGCTTTGAGTGCTTATTATCCAAAGCTTGAGCATGGTGCTGGTCTTATTATAATAAGTAAAGAATATTATACTACAATAGCAAATGCTCATGATTGCGATGAAAAAATGGTTAATATGGCTAAGGCTTTAGGTAAAAAAGATGCTTCTAAGGCTATGGATTTTGTAGAAGCTTTGGTTGATTTACAGAAGGCTTGCGGTGTAGATAATCTAAAACTTTCCGATTATGGTATTAGCAAAGATGACTTGCCAAAAATAGCTAAAAATGCTAGATTTGCTATGGGCGGATTGTTTGAATGTGATCCTCATAACTTTACAGATGAAGAAGTATTAACTATATTAGAAAAATCTTATAGATAA
- a CDS encoding flagellar filament outer layer protein FlaA — protein MKRLSILITMLILTVAFLLFAQDAAQDNGQEGNNFVTESYTNFLIDDFEFANTWQASMPRDYGVISIIRREGGPADVTAENADANKYILGAKVEYFKTGYPWFSVTPPRPVKIPGFTKEISVWVAGRNHNNRMSFYVYDINGKPQNIGNEPLNFMGWKKITVQVPAKVKQEDFRGQAEQGISFMGINVKVDPRDSYGKYYIYFDNLEARTDMYLETYKEADDPRDTW, from the coding sequence ATGAAAAGATTAAGTATTTTGATAACAATGTTGATTTTGACTGTTGCATTTTTGTTGTTCGCACAAGATGCAGCACAAGATAATGGTCAAGAAGGAAATAATTTCGTTACTGAATCTTATACTAATTTCTTAATAGATGATTTTGAATTTGCTAACACTTGGCAAGCATCTATGCCTAGAGATTATGGTGTTATTAGTATAATTCGTCGTGAAGGCGGTCCTGCTGATGTTACTGCTGAAAATGCTGATGCTAATAAATATATTTTAGGTGCTAAAGTAGAGTATTTCAAAACTGGTTATCCTTGGTTTTCTGTTACTCCTCCTAGACCTGTAAAAATCCCTGGTTTCACTAAAGAAATTAGCGTTTGGGTAGCTGGAAGAAATCATAACAATAGAATGAGCTTCTACGTTTATGATATTAATGGTAAACCTCAAAATATTGGTAATGAACCTCTTAACTTTATGGGTTGGAAAAAAATTACTGTACAAGTGCCTGCTAAAGTTAAACAAGAAGATTTTAGAGGTCAAGCTGAACAAGGTATAAGCTTCATGGGTATCAATGTTAAAGTTGATCCTAGAGATTCTTATGGTAAATATTATATTTACTTCGATAACTTGGAAGCTAGAACTGATATGTATTTAGAAACTTATAAAGAAGCTGATGACCCAAGAGATACTTGGTAA
- the creD gene encoding cell envelope integrity protein CreD, producing the protein MIKNINEVTKTLGFKIIIIVVLGLLLLIPMTFINSVVKDRIRYQNEAISSIIEPVGDSANIQGVVIAIPYLEKFIDSDTKEIGYTRKYIFYMPNEYNVTGDVEVTSLSRGIFKAPIFNSKLNITGRFDKYNAEIYNLDENNTIILYDEAMIILGIGNKKNLMKLPNILINQNEELKYYEKNINIDLNMFNNKFLYTISRDSILNGFDFNITMDIQGGNSLIITPLASENTFKISSKWKDPSFTGGFLPTKREVNNNGFNAEWNIASFNTSFTKYWTSDENSNRLNNIDNNQYYNSNQESNNVLISFLLLNDNYQKTSRSVKYAILFIFIPFFVLFLCEVLSKKRIHPVQYILIGIANAIFYLLLLAISEHINFNISYFLSALMVTALTSIYIGYIIKSPRYTISMAIVESLIYIFLFGILQLTDYALLMGTLGLFAVIALAMYFTRNVDWYGENN; encoded by the coding sequence ATGATAAAAAATATAAATGAAGTAACTAAAACTTTAGGATTCAAAATAATAATAATAGTGGTATTAGGATTATTGCTTTTAATACCTATGACTTTTATAAATAGTGTTGTAAAAGATAGAATTCGTTATCAAAATGAGGCTATATCTTCTATAATAGAGCCTGTTGGTGATAGTGCCAATATTCAAGGTGTAGTTATTGCTATACCGTATTTGGAAAAGTTTATTGACAGCGATACTAAAGAAATAGGCTACACAAGAAAGTATATTTTTTATATGCCTAATGAATATAATGTTACTGGTGATGTTGAAGTGACAAGTTTAAGCAGAGGTATTTTTAAAGCTCCTATTTTTAATTCTAAGTTAAATATTACAGGAAGATTCGATAAATATAATGCTGAAATATATAATCTAGATGAAAATAACACTATTATACTTTATGATGAGGCTATGATTATATTAGGTATAGGAAACAAAAAAAATCTTATGAAGCTTCCTAATATATTAATTAATCAAAATGAAGAGCTTAAATATTATGAGAAAAATATTAATATAGATTTAAATATGTTTAACAATAAGTTTTTATACACTATTTCAAGAGATAGTATATTAAACGGTTTTGATTTTAATATTACAATGGATATTCAAGGAGGAAACTCTCTTATAATAACTCCATTAGCTTCTGAGAACACTTTTAAAATCTCTTCAAAATGGAAAGACCCTAGCTTTACAGGAGGATTTTTACCTACAAAAAGGGAAGTTAATAATAATGGATTTAATGCTGAATGGAACATAGCAAGCTTTAATACTTCATTTACAAAATATTGGACTAGCGATGAAAATTCTAATAGATTAAACAATATAGATAATAACCAATATTATAACAGTAATCAAGAATCTAATAATGTTTTAATATCATTTTTGCTTCTCAATGACAATTATCAGAAAACTTCAAGAAGCGTAAAATATGCTATATTGTTTATATTTATTCCGTTTTTTGTATTATTTTTATGCGAAGTGCTTTCAAAAAAACGTATACACCCTGTGCAGTATATACTCATAGGAATAGCTAATGCAATATTTTATCTTCTGCTTTTAGCAATATCTGAGCATATCAATTTTAATATTAGTTATTTTCTTAGTGCCTTAATGGTTACAGCTTTAACTTCTATATATATAGGATACATTATAAAATCTCCAAGATACACTATTTCAATGGCTATAGTAGAGTCTTTGATTTATATATTCTTGTTTGGAATACTTCAGCTTACTGACTATGCATTACTCATGGGTACATTAGGGCTATTTGCTGTTATTGCTCTTGCAATGTACTTTACACGAAATGTTGATTGGTATGGTGAAAACAATTAA
- a CDS encoding pseudouridine synthase, whose protein sequence is MRLNKYIASLNIASRREADNLIKDGKVKVNGEIILNPATQVSETDKVECDKDEKNKIYIKLNKPRGYVVSTNKDEGKTIYELLNNKLKGVYPVGRLDKDSNGLILLTNDGVFAKKIIGENSNCEKEYYVKVNDNIPDGALKKLEYGISLDGKKLKPAKTKRITKNSFNIILTEGRNRQIRRMCEKVGFEVIILKRLRINDIFLNELKEGKFEYLTKEEINCIMEI, encoded by the coding sequence ATGAGACTAAATAAATATATAGCCTCTCTAAACATAGCAAGCAGAAGAGAGGCAGACAATCTTATTAAAGACGGTAAAGTTAAAGTAAACGGTGAAATAATACTTAATCCTGCAACACAAGTATCTGAAACCGATAAAGTAGAATGCGATAAAGATGAAAAAAATAAAATATATATAAAACTAAACAAGCCTAGAGGATATGTTGTATCTACAAACAAAGATGAAGGCAAGACTATTTACGAACTATTAAATAATAAATTAAAAGGAGTTTATCCTGTAGGAAGATTAGATAAAGACAGCAATGGGCTTATACTGCTTACAAATGATGGTGTATTTGCTAAAAAAATAATAGGTGAAAACTCTAATTGCGAAAAAGAGTATTATGTTAAAGTAAATGATAATATACCAGATGGTGCATTAAAAAAGTTAGAATACGGAATATCTTTAGACGGAAAAAAATTAAAGCCTGCTAAAACAAAAAGAATAACAAAAAATTCATTTAACATAATTCTTACAGAAGGAAGAAATAGGCAAATAAGAAGAATGTGTGAGAAAGTTGGTTTTGAAGTAATTATATTAAAAAGACTAAGAATTAATGATATATTTTTAAATGAACTTAAAGAAGGAAAGTTTGAATATTTGACAAAAGAAGAAATAAATTGCATAATGGAAATATAA
- a CDS encoding flagellar filament outer layer protein FlaA has protein sequence MKFYRSMRDSSRYLIIICLFICLGSFAVYGQSTSVYLETRVLYNFETLDEWQPISNGSRFMFTGDRTNENGVVMKYPNMRLFATKPFGMGNQGYNSTNSLSVSVSFFRKGYNFFDLVPTVQKIIPGKAQTFDVWVWGGNYDYTMEMLFEDYRGYTYTLPIGSLKYIGWKNLSTSVPAFLPQEEPYVPRAKGLRFLNFRFWASPEERADNFVVLLDYFQTVTDTFREAYDGSDIETTLGQEIGGSSAEQYSEGGAKVVGEDGGTTTTGDTTQQEVQQ, from the coding sequence ATGAAATTCTATAGAAGTATGCGAGACAGTTCTCGCTACCTCATAATCATTTGTCTATTCATATGCTTAGGTTCATTTGCTGTTTATGGACAAAGTACTAGTGTTTATTTAGAAACAAGAGTGCTTTATAATTTTGAAACATTAGATGAATGGCAGCCTATATCAAATGGAAGTCGTTTCATGTTTACAGGCGATAGAACAAATGAAAATGGTGTTGTAATGAAATACCCAAATATGAGATTGTTTGCAACTAAACCTTTTGGTATGGGTAATCAAGGTTACAATTCCACTAATTCATTATCAGTAAGTGTATCATTCTTTAGAAAAGGATACAATTTCTTTGATTTAGTACCAACAGTACAAAAAATTATCCCTGGTAAAGCTCAGACTTTTGATGTATGGGTATGGGGTGGAAATTATGATTACACTATGGAAATGTTATTTGAAGATTATCGCGGTTATACTTATACATTGCCTATTGGTTCTTTAAAATATATCGGTTGGAAAAATTTAAGCACATCAGTTCCTGCTTTCTTACCTCAGGAAGAGCCTTATGTTCCTAGAGCTAAAGGTTTAAGATTCTTGAATTTCCGTTTCTGGGCTTCACCTGAAGAAAGAGCTGATAACTTCGTTGTATTATTAGACTATTTCCAAACAGTTACAGATACATTTAGAGAAGCTTATGACGGTTCTGATATAGAAACTACTCTTGGTCAAGAAATCGGCGGAAGTTCTGCAGAGCAGTATTCTGAAGGCGGTGCAAAAGTTGTAGGTGAAGACGGTGGTACTACTACTACTGGTGATACTACTCAACAAGAAGTGCAACAATAA
- a CDS encoding methyl-accepting chemotaxis protein: MKKVNSLGFKIPFVICSIVVLIIIVMLISSVNIASSGISKSRLGGFNSTIAGYASVLDTWFDLQTSIISTYSVTPTVVKYLENDVNFTEELLSETINKFKNNNLYLINFGIADSEGDIFLDSMSSSALGKNLKDYIPDAWNRFVASNTDGVVYADKLVQSEITSKWAMPAIKPVKDSYNVTIGYIYIFLDWYMLHQTHFANIDLGKTGGLFITTDKLYNIMDSLYENIAVMKINPIYEEAFKSGNISGNLTYNLGGQKRTAAYHKLKNQPWIIALAMMNYEIYEQNMKLIIAISIIGIISIVILAILVNLFIRTITKPLEIVVEEASKIEQGDLSRSEQRIKSRKDEIGILSKSFVSMRNKLIETITEVNEASNNIVNAAKELSSSNTDLSRRTESQAASLEETASSMEEMASTIKSSTDYAITGNNMMVSSKEAIESAGSIITETTKNIEAVYEASTKIKNITKIIEDIAFQTNILALNAAVEAARAGDQGKGFAVVASEVRNLAQTTQSSVKDITDLVDNTNEKINKATETAHQSQEIFIDIQQKIDDTAKIMQNISSTAMEQQAGVDQVNIAVSEMDTVTQHNASLVQESAYTSEDLLNQARSLQEAISFFKLSSSDIKISKEDKPNKKADIPPKKDDIKKVNIQPKPAKKDVSISSDREFGETFSSSDNVTDDGFSTF; the protein is encoded by the coding sequence ATGAAGAAAGTAAATAGTTTAGGTTTTAAAATACCATTTGTAATATGTTCTATAGTTGTTTTGATTATAATAGTAATGCTGATATCTTCTGTTAATATAGCAAGCAGCGGTATTAGTAAGAGCAGATTAGGCGGTTTTAACAGCACTATTGCTGGATATGCATCGGTTTTAGATACTTGGTTTGATTTACAGACATCTATAATAAGTACATATTCAGTTACTCCTACAGTTGTTAAATATTTAGAAAATGATGTTAATTTTACTGAAGAATTATTATCTGAGACTATAAATAAATTCAAAAATAATAATCTTTATCTCATTAATTTTGGTATAGCCGATTCTGAAGGAGATATATTTTTAGATTCAATGTCTTCTTCTGCTTTAGGTAAAAATCTTAAAGATTATATTCCAGATGCTTGGAACAGATTTGTTGCTTCAAATACAGATGGAGTTGTATATGCTGATAAACTAGTTCAATCTGAAATTACTTCTAAATGGGCTATGCCTGCTATAAAGCCAGTTAAAGATTCATATAATGTTACAATAGGTTATATTTATATTTTTCTAGATTGGTATATGCTTCATCAAACTCATTTTGCTAATATTGATTTGGGAAAAACAGGAGGACTTTTTATAACTACTGACAAATTATATAATATAATGGATTCTTTATATGAGAATATAGCAGTTATGAAAATAAATCCTATATATGAGGAAGCTTTTAAAAGCGGTAATATAAGCGGTAACCTTACATATAATCTTGGCGGACAAAAAAGAACTGCTGCATATCATAAATTAAAAAATCAGCCTTGGATAATAGCTCTTGCTATGATGAATTATGAGATATATGAACAAAACATGAAATTGATAATAGCTATAAGTATAATAGGAATAATATCTATTGTTATTTTGGCTATACTTGTTAATTTGTTTATAAGAACAATTACTAAACCATTAGAAATAGTGGTAGAAGAGGCATCAAAGATAGAACAAGGTGATTTAAGCCGTTCAGAGCAGCGCATAAAATCTAGAAAAGATGAGATAGGTATTTTATCAAAATCTTTTGTTAGTATGAGAAATAAATTAATAGAAACTATAACAGAAGTTAATGAAGCTTCTAATAATATAGTTAATGCGGCAAAAGAGCTTTCAAGCAGTAATACAGATTTATCAAGAAGAACAGAATCTCAAGCGGCAAGCTTGGAGGAAACTGCTAGTTCTATGGAAGAGATGGCTTCTACAATAAAATCTTCTACTGATTATGCTATAACAGGAAATAATATGATGGTTTCTTCAAAAGAAGCTATAGAGAGTGCCGGAAGTATTATTACAGAAACAACTAAGAATATAGAAGCAGTATACGAAGCTAGCACAAAGATAAAAAATATTACAAAGATAATAGAAGATATTGCTTTTCAAACTAATATATTAGCACTTAATGCTGCTGTTGAAGCTGCAAGAGCAGGGGATCAGGGTAAAGGTTTTGCTGTTGTTGCGAGCGAGGTTAGAAATTTGGCTCAAACTACTCAATCATCTGTAAAAGATATTACTGATTTGGTAGATAATACAAATGAGAAAATAAATAAAGCAACAGAAACAGCTCATCAATCGCAAGAAATATTTATTGACATTCAGCAAAAAATAGATGATACAGCTAAAATAATGCAAAATATTAGTTCTACAGCTATGGAGCAGCAGGCTGGTGTTGATCAGGTTAATATTGCTGTTTCAGAGATGGATACTGTTACTCAGCATAATGCTTCTTTGGTTCAAGAGAGTGCTTATACTTCTGAAGATTTGCTTAATCAGGCAAGAAGTCTTCAAGAGGCTATTAGCTTTTTCAAATTAAGTAGTTCTGATATAAAGATATCAAAAGAAGATAAGCCTAATAAAAAAGCAGATATCCCTCCAAAAAAAGATGATATTAAAAAAGTGAATATACAACCAAAACCAGCTAAAAAAGATGTAAGTATCTCTAGTGATAGAGAATTTGGTGAAACATTTTCTAGTTCTGATAATGTAACTGATGATGGTTTTAGTACTTTTTAA
- the mfd gene encoding transcription-repair coupling factor — MENTEISNLLIEKFINSEEYKSFDLNTVKNIYGIKGGGDSLFFAALFKDKNKSLMIIKDDENEAMLLSQALNFYNIENYYFPDYDSVPFTKMSPITDIVQDRLSILYKLINEDKFILITTIKAISRKLPNKETLKNNTINIKVNDKLNIDSLRLNLYDLGYVIEREVSEVGTCAVRGSIIDIYSILYNNPIRIELFDDEVESIRFFDIEDGKSYKNVEEITIYPVREAIYKDSLVEEFLNNDSELKDDIQKSKYFAGSENLLGVFNKDLQTIFDYTNENIIFTDDILKLKNKLINVLSTTEENFNDIDNIFKSFYDNINSLYIDTNYFEEIAKNTINLSPFIVDNNIHKFSFEEGVSFKSKLTEFLDYIKDYRKKDYFIILSTSHYDQAKRFYKIMDNLEPKLIASEENDNNEENKIAEENNIIDSEEKLDFSNNKNNFYIITTQSASGFIKDDIKTIFIADWEVFGRKRKRVKKIPKVNKNIIETFVDLNIGDYAVHVNYGIGKYLGLTRKLSNGKEKDYLTLEYAKGDKLYIPVEQMNFVQKYISGSGEEPKLTALGGSAWDKIKSKAREDALATARDLIKIYAIRSNVHGNIYGPDTQWQDDFEASFNYEETVDQLRAINDIKSDMESDKMMDRLVCGDVGFGKTEVAFRAIFKAVMAGKQCAILCPTTILSQQHYNNAKKRFEDFPVRIEVLNRFISSRQAKKNKEMLANGSCDIIIGTHMLLSDDIKFKNLGLIVIDEEQRFGVKHKEALKKLRFETDVLTLSATPIPRTLNMALTGIRDISIIETPPLNRIPVKTYVMEFNEKTVVNAIERELKRNGQVFYLYNRIDTIESFALMIKKLCPKASICVAHGRMTGIQLEKIMSDFINHKYDILVSTTIIENGIDIPNANTILIDSANKLGLSELYQLRGRVGRSDREAYAYMFYPENLALTEVAYKRLQAISEHTDLGAGFKIAMRDLEIRGAGNILGKEQSGMIYQVGYELYTQMLEEATNEYKGEIKEVTFDTVIDFKHNLFIPDEYISDPKEKISVYKLIMRSQSDEDIDTAKEYMIDKYGKMPKEMEDIFSIAKLKVILKRVRVLSVIEGHYNMYIKLDKYSKIDAKKVSKLVSLEGSGVYFDKENLNQLIIPVVDDSLIWKINKVSEVILEIESEEENKDKSKEKSLADANIESQRKNKQNNIRKRKIIKINKREN; from the coding sequence ATGGAAAATACTGAAATATCAAATCTCTTAATAGAAAAATTTATAAACAGCGAAGAATATAAATCTTTTGATTTAAACACTGTAAAAAATATATATGGCATAAAAGGCGGAGGAGATTCTCTTTTTTTTGCTGCTCTTTTTAAAGATAAAAACAAAAGTTTAATGATTATAAAAGACGATGAAAATGAAGCTATGCTCTTAAGTCAAGCTTTAAACTTTTATAATATTGAGAATTATTATTTTCCAGATTATGACAGTGTACCTTTTACTAAAATGTCTCCTATTACAGATATAGTGCAAGACAGATTAAGTATTTTATATAAACTAATTAATGAAGATAAATTTATTTTAATAACAACAATAAAAGCTATTTCAAGAAAACTTCCAAACAAAGAAACATTAAAAAATAATACAATTAATATAAAAGTTAATGATAAATTAAATATTGATTCTTTGAGGCTCAATTTATATGATTTAGGATATGTGATAGAGAGAGAAGTTTCTGAGGTTGGAACTTGTGCTGTGAGGGGCAGTATAATAGATATATATTCTATTCTTTATAATAATCCTATTAGAATAGAGTTGTTTGATGATGAAGTTGAGAGTATAAGATTTTTTGATATAGAAGATGGAAAGTCATATAAAAACGTTGAAGAGATTACAATATATCCTGTAAGAGAAGCTATTTACAAAGATTCACTTGTAGAAGAGTTTTTAAATAATGATAGTGAGTTAAAAGATGATATACAAAAAAGTAAATATTTTGCTGGAAGTGAAAACTTACTTGGAGTATTTAATAAAGATTTACAAACAATATTTGATTATACTAATGAAAATATTATATTTACAGATGATATATTAAAACTAAAAAATAAACTTATAAATGTTTTATCAACTACAGAAGAGAATTTCAATGATATAGACAATATATTTAAATCTTTTTATGATAATATAAACTCTCTTTATATAGATACAAATTATTTTGAAGAGATAGCAAAAAATACAATTAATTTAAGCCCTTTTATAGTGGATAATAATATTCATAAATTTAGTTTTGAAGAAGGAGTTTCTTTTAAATCAAAACTAACAGAGTTTTTGGATTATATTAAAGATTATAGAAAGAAAGATTATTTTATTATACTTTCTACAAGCCATTATGACCAGGCAAAAAGATTCTATAAAATAATGGATAATTTAGAGCCAAAATTAATTGCATCAGAAGAAAATGATAATAATGAAGAGAATAAAATAGCAGAAGAAAATAATATAATAGATAGCGAAGAAAAGCTTGATTTCTCTAATAACAAAAATAACTTCTATATAATAACAACTCAATCTGCATCGGGCTTTATTAAGGACGATATAAAAACAATATTTATAGCAGACTGGGAAGTATTTGGAAGAAAAAGAAAAAGAGTAAAAAAAATACCAAAAGTAAATAAAAATATAATAGAAACATTTGTTGATTTGAATATAGGCGACTATGCTGTTCATGTAAACTATGGTATAGGTAAATATTTAGGATTAACCCGTAAATTATCAAACGGAAAAGAAAAAGACTATCTAACATTAGAGTATGCCAAAGGAGATAAACTCTATATACCGGTAGAACAGATGAACTTTGTACAGAAATACATATCTGGAAGCGGAGAAGAGCCAAAATTAACAGCATTAGGCGGAAGTGCTTGGGATAAAATAAAAAGTAAGGCAAGAGAAGATGCTTTAGCTACAGCAAGAGACCTTATAAAAATATATGCTATTCGCTCTAATGTTCATGGAAATATTTACGGACCAGACACTCAATGGCAAGATGACTTCGAAGCTTCATTTAACTATGAGGAAACTGTTGATCAATTAAGAGCTATCAATGATATAAAGTCAGACATGGAAAGTGATAAGATGATGGACAGGCTTGTTTGTGGAGATGTAGGATTTGGAAAGACTGAGGTTGCTTTTAGAGCTATATTTAAAGCTGTTATGGCTGGTAAACAATGTGCAATACTCTGCCCTACTACAATACTCTCTCAGCAGCACTATAATAATGCCAAAAAAAGATTTGAAGATTTCCCTGTTCGTATAGAAGTATTAAATAGATTTATCTCATCAAGACAGGCTAAAAAAAATAAAGAGATGTTAGCAAATGGTTCTTGCGATATCATCATAGGTACGCATATGCTTTTATCTGATGATATTAAGTTTAAAAACTTAGGCTTAATAGTGATAGATGAAGAGCAGAGATTTGGTGTAAAACATAAAGAAGCGTTAAAAAAACTTAGATTTGAAACTGATGTGCTTACACTATCTGCAACACCAATACCAAGAACATTAAACATGGCATTAACAGGCATAAGAGATATAAGCATAATAGAAACGCCTCCATTAAACAGAATACCTGTAAAAACTTATGTAATGGAGTTTAACGAAAAGACTGTTGTAAACGCAATAGAGAGAGAATTAAAAAGAAATGGCCAAGTATTTTATTTGTATAACAGAATAGATACTATAGAATCATTTGCTTTGATGATAAAAAAACTATGCCCAAAAGCTTCAATATGTGTAGCACATGGAAGAATGACAGGTATTCAGTTAGAGAAAATTATGTCTGATTTTATTAATCATAAATATGACATATTAGTATCTACAACAATAATAGAAAATGGAATTGATATACCTAATGCAAACACTATATTAATAGATAGTGCTAATAAACTAGGTCTTTCTGAACTTTATCAATTAAGAGGAAGAGTTGGAAGGAGCGACAGAGAGGCTTATGCTTATATGTTTTATCCTGAAAACTTAGCATTAACAGAAGTAGCTTATAAAAGGCTTCAAGCCATATCAGAACATACTGACCTTGGTGCTGGTTTTAAGATAGCAATGAGGGATTTGGAAATAAGAGGAGCTGGCAATATATTAGGAAAAGAACAATCTGGTATGATTTATCAAGTTGGTTATGAGCTTTATACTCAAATGCTTGAAGAGGCTACCAATGAATATAAGGGTGAAATAAAAGAAGTTACTTTTGATACTGTTATAGATTTTAAACATAATTTGTTTATACCAGATGAATATATATCAGACCCAAAAGAGAAAATATCAGTATATAAATTAATAATGCGTTCTCAAAGTGATGAAGACATTGACACTGCCAAAGAATATATGATAGATAAATATGGAAAAATGCCTAAAGAAATGGAAGATATATTTAGTATAGCAAAATTGAAAGTGATACTAAAAAGAGTGAGAGTATTATCAGTGATAGAAGGACATTATAATATGTATATAAAACTTGATAAATACTCTAAAATAGATGCTAAGAAAGTTTCAAAATTAGTTTCTTTAGAAGGTTCTGGAGTTTATTTTGATAAAGAGAATCTCAATCAATTAATAATACCAGTAGTAGATGATAGTTTAATTTGGAAAATAAATAAGGTAAGTGAAGTAATATTAGAAATAGAAAGCGAAGAAGAAAATAAAGACAAAAGCAAAGAAAAAAGTTTGGCAGATGCTAATATAGAATCCCAAAGAAAAAATAAGCAAAATAATATAAGAAAAAGAAAAATAATAAAAATTAATAAAAGAGAGAATTAA